The Planococcus donghaensis genome contains a region encoding:
- a CDS encoding aspartate kinase produces MKVSKFGGTSVASAQQIKKVAAIVKAEPSRKIVVVSAPGKRFAGDVKVTDLLINLSAAALRDESTDEALAKVVERYAQITDELGLDHKVTHIIETDLLNRLQSDKSSPPLFADLIKASGEDNSAKLIAAYLTSIGMPAEYVNPFDAGLFVNDLPERAQALPEAYERLADLKNKKTISVFPGFFGYTKSGTLRTFERGGSDITGSIIAAAVKAELYENFTDVDCVFAANPQVVENPAAIEQMTYREMRELSYAGFAVLHDEALMPVFKAAVPLCIRNTNNPSAPGTMIVAERDHSLRPVTGISADSGFSTLYVSKYLMNREIGFGRKLLQILEDEAISYEHIPSGIDNLSVILRSHQLSSDKEQRIIDRVKSELNADDVHIRSDFSMVVLVGEGMNNQKGLTARAANAFARTGVNIEMINQGSSEVSLVFGILKEDEQKILNELYKEFFEPALVH; encoded by the coding sequence ATGAAAGTAAGCAAATTTGGCGGGACTTCAGTAGCTAGTGCACAACAAATAAAAAAAGTGGCAGCCATCGTTAAAGCAGAGCCATCTCGTAAAATTGTCGTTGTCTCTGCACCAGGTAAGCGATTCGCTGGAGACGTCAAAGTGACAGATTTGCTGATTAACTTATCAGCAGCGGCTCTTCGTGATGAATCAACAGATGAGGCGCTTGCCAAGGTTGTGGAAAGATATGCACAAATCACAGACGAATTAGGGCTAGATCACAAGGTTACTCATATCATCGAAACAGACCTCTTAAACCGTCTTCAATCAGATAAAAGTTCTCCACCTCTTTTTGCGGATTTGATCAAAGCGAGTGGTGAAGACAATTCTGCAAAACTAATAGCTGCGTACTTAACGTCTATTGGTATGCCAGCAGAGTACGTTAACCCATTTGATGCGGGTTTATTTGTCAATGACTTACCAGAGCGTGCACAAGCACTCCCAGAAGCTTATGAGCGACTGGCTGATTTAAAAAATAAAAAAACCATTTCAGTGTTTCCTGGCTTTTTCGGATATACAAAAAGTGGAACATTACGGACATTTGAACGTGGAGGCTCAGATATTACCGGGTCTATCATTGCCGCTGCTGTAAAAGCAGAACTCTATGAAAACTTTACCGATGTTGACTGCGTTTTTGCAGCAAATCCCCAAGTTGTTGAAAACCCTGCTGCTATCGAACAAATGACGTACCGCGAAATGCGAGAACTTTCATATGCTGGATTTGCCGTCTTGCACGATGAAGCCCTTATGCCTGTTTTTAAAGCAGCTGTTCCGTTATGCATTCGCAATACAAATAACCCTTCTGCACCCGGGACAATGATTGTGGCAGAACGTGATCATTCGCTTCGCCCCGTAACAGGCATTTCAGCAGATAGCGGGTTCTCTACTTTATATGTTAGTAAATACTTGATGAACCGTGAAATTGGTTTTGGTCGCAAGCTTCTTCAAATTTTGGAAGACGAAGCGATTTCATACGAGCACATCCCGTCCGGTATCGATAACTTGTCTGTGATTTTACGTAGTCATCAATTGTCGTCTGATAAAGAACAACGCATCATAGATCGTGTGAAATCTGAACTGAACGCTGATGATGTTCATATCCGTAGCGATTTCTCAATGGTTGTTTTGGTGGGCGAAGGCATGAACAACCAAAAAGGTTTAACAGCTCGCGCAGCGAATGCTTTTGCTAGAACAGGTGTTAATATTGAAATGATTAACCAAGGATCTTCCGAAGTAAGTTTGGTGTTCGGAATTTTGAAAGAAGATGAACAAAAAATCTTGAACGAACTGTATAAAGAGTTTTTCGAACCTGCTTTGGTTCATTAA